The proteins below are encoded in one region of Longimicrobiaceae bacterium:
- a CDS encoding HD domain-containing phosphohydrolase: MSAVLGRSAPRRERPRVLIVDDDAGVRAVLARVLRDGYELRLATSGEEAEEMFGREGADLVLSDLQMPGIGGLELLQRFKAMDDTVGFIILTGAGTMENAIDALRLQADDYLLKPFNLDEVILAVERALEHRSLLRENRFHQRHLEERVAEQARELEALFVDALLSLANAVEARDDYTGNHVGRVARRAVATGSEMGLAGEELRHLWVGALLHDIGKIAVPDHVLLKPGRLTDEEYEVMKRHPETGAAIMSRSAFLRPALPAVLHHQERWDGAGYPAGLKGEEISIQGRIIAVVDTFDAIVTTRPYRPKRSPEAAMEEIERCSGTQFDPAVVAAFRRALEKGFPEDPTAPTLYPHGMDGE, translated from the coding sequence GTGAGCGCTGTGCTCGGGCGCTCGGCGCCGCGCCGGGAGCGGCCGCGGGTGCTGATCGTGGATGACGACGCGGGGGTGCGCGCGGTGCTGGCGCGGGTGCTGCGCGACGGCTACGAGCTGCGCCTGGCCACCAGCGGCGAGGAGGCCGAGGAGATGTTCGGCCGCGAGGGCGCCGACCTCGTGCTCTCCGACCTGCAGATGCCCGGGATCGGGGGGCTGGAGCTGCTGCAGCGCTTCAAGGCCATGGACGACACGGTGGGGTTCATCATCCTCACCGGCGCGGGGACGATGGAGAACGCCATCGACGCCCTCCGCCTACAGGCCGACGACTACCTGTTGAAGCCCTTCAACCTGGACGAGGTCATCCTCGCCGTGGAGCGGGCGCTGGAGCACCGCTCGCTCCTCCGGGAGAACCGCTTTCACCAGCGGCACCTGGAGGAGCGGGTGGCCGAGCAGGCGCGCGAGCTGGAGGCCCTGTTCGTGGACGCCCTGCTGTCGCTCGCCAACGCCGTGGAGGCGCGCGACGACTACACCGGCAACCACGTGGGGCGGGTGGCGCGGCGCGCGGTGGCGACCGGGAGCGAGATGGGGCTCGCGGGGGAGGAGCTGCGGCACCTCTGGGTGGGGGCGCTCCTCCACGACATCGGCAAGATCGCGGTTCCCGACCACGTCCTCCTCAAGCCGGGGCGGCTGACCGACGAGGAGTACGAGGTGATGAAGCGCCACCCGGAGACCGGGGCGGCCATCATGTCGCGGAGCGCCTTCCTGCGGCCGGCGCTCCCCGCCGTGCTGCACCATCAGGAGCGGTGGGACGGCGCGGGGTACCCGGCCGGCCTGAAGGGCGAGGAGATCTCGATCCAGGGGCGGATCATCGCGGTGGTGGACACCTTCGACGCCATCGTCACCACGCGCCCGTACCGGCCGAAGCGGTCCCCCGAGGCGGCGATGGAGGAGATCGAGCGGTGCTCGGGGACACAGTTCGATCCGGCGGTGGTGGCGGCGTTCCGGCGCGCGCTGGAGAAGGGCTTCCCGGAGGACCCCACCGCCCCGACGCTGTACCCGCACGGGATGGACGGCGAGTAG
- a CDS encoding DUF4186 domain-containing protein, producing MRDLDDLFARLQTSDFRRRFRLRATELQYLRSRGLDVVMEHAAGFIGTRLAVAEPANDGKQTPMRNHPAFVAQHATATCCRGCLQKWHRIQKGRALTDEETAYVLAVLERWLRGQLPDGAAERASPGSDPDQLSL from the coding sequence ATGCGCGACCTCGACGACCTCTTCGCCCGCCTGCAGACCTCCGACTTCCGTCGGCGGTTCCGCCTCCGCGCGACGGAGCTGCAGTACCTGCGCAGCCGCGGCCTCGACGTGGTCATGGAGCACGCCGCGGGGTTCATCGGCACCCGCCTCGCCGTCGCCGAGCCGGCCAACGACGGGAAGCAGACGCCGATGCGGAACCACCCCGCCTTCGTCGCGCAGCACGCCACCGCCACCTGCTGCCGCGGGTGCCTGCAGAAGTGGCACCGTATCCAGAAGGGCCGGGCGCTCACCGACGAGGAGACCGCGTACGTGCTCGCGGTGCTGGAGCGCTGGCTCCGAGGGCAGCTCCCGGACGGCGCGGCGGAGCGCGCCTCCCCGGGAAGCGACCCGGACCAGCTCAGCCTCTGA